The Kiritimatiellales bacterium genomic sequence AACGCGTTTGCGAAGTCCAGATTATCGGCGAATAAGTTTTGCAGCGGCGCCGGAATTCTCTTCCGGCGCCGGTCATAAAATCAGGAAATGCGGCGATGAACAGACAGCAGATCATTCAGCACATTAGCACCGCAAAATTAATTGATGTGCATACGCATACCGGCATGGATGCGGTGAATTTTTACCGCGGTGATTTTCCGTATGCGCAATCGGCGGAAGATCTGCTGGTGCGTCTCGACCGGTGGGGCGTGGATGTTGCGGTAACGTTTCCGTTCCTTTACAGCCGGTGGTTCGATTTCGCAGATTTTCTGCAAGGACGCATGACGCGCGCCGCCGCGGCGTTTGATGCTCCGTACGCGCCGGAAAATGAACTGCTCTGCCGTGAAATCTATGAAGCTTATCCGCAGTGCGCCGGACGGCTGCTGCCGTTTATGTTTTTTGATCCGGCGCGCGCCCAGAAGGAGCAGGTTGCTGTCTTACGCCGGCTGTCGGAAAAATATCCGGTATTTGGACTGAAAACCGCCTCCAGCTACCTGCATGCGCAGATCACTGAACTGCTCAGTGCCGGCAGCGTATTGCTGGATTTTGCGGTTGAACAGAACTGGCCGGTGATGATTCATACGGCAGTGCATCCGGACGATCCATGGGCGAATGTGCATAAAATTCTGGATGTAGTCAAAGCGCGTCCGGATGTTCGTTTCTGCCTCGCGCATACCTGCCGGTTTGATCGCCGGGCGCTGGATGAAGCGGCGGAACTGCCCAACTGCTTTGTCGATTTTTCGGCATTCAATATCCATTGTCAACTGGCGATTGACAATCATCCGGCGGTAGCAGTGCCGGAAAAACGATTTTCAGCGGACTACAGCAACCATGCGGTCGCCATGAAAACCATCGCCGAGGCCTATCCGGAGACAATGATCTGGGGTACCGATTCACCCTATTATTGTTTTATGAGCCGCTTTATTAATGAAAGCGGCGAAGAAATTATCGTGCAGTTGAGCTGCGCGACAGATACCGAAATTAACGAATTTAACAAACTGCCGGAAACCATGCGGCGGCAGATCGGAATATATAATTCACAGCGTTGGCTGTTA encodes the following:
- a CDS encoding amidohydrolase family protein, whose product is MNRQQIIQHISTAKLIDVHTHTGMDAVNFYRGDFPYAQSAEDLLVRLDRWGVDVAVTFPFLYSRWFDFADFLQGRMTRAAAAFDAPYAPENELLCREIYEAYPQCAGRLLPFMFFDPARAQKEQVAVLRRLSEKYPVFGLKTASSYLHAQITELLSAGSVLLDFAVEQNWPVMIHTAVHPDDPWANVHKILDVVKARPDVRFCLAHTCRFDRRALDEAAELPNCFVDFSAFNIHCQLAIDNHPAVAVPEKRFSADYSNHAVAMKTIAEAYPETMIWGTDSPYYCFMSRFINESGEEIIVQLSCATDTEINEFNKLPETMRRQIGIYNSQRWLLGENRKDKS